Genomic DNA from Streptomyces sp. PCS3-D2:
CCAGCCGGACGCCCCTGCGGTCCCGGCCGTGGTCGAGGGTGCGCAGCCCGGCATCGATCGTGAGGGTGAACACGACACCGGCGACGATGTCCGCGCCGTAGTGGTAGCCGAATCCCAGCGTTGCGCCGAGCGTCGCGATCAGCCAGAACGTTCCCGCCCAGCGGAGCGCCCGCGGGGCCTTGCGGGAGTGGATGAAGATCGCCGTGGCCCAGGCCGTGTGCAGGCTGGGCATGCAGTTGCGCGGGGTGAACTCGTCGAACGGAATCGGCTGCGGGACGGTGATCGGCGGCGGAGTGTTGGGCCAGAGTTCCGCCAGCGCCCACGGGCCGCCGTCGGCACCGTACGCGAAGATCGGCCCGACCACCGGGAAGACCATGTAGATTCCCGGTCCGAGCAGCCCGATGGCGAGGAAGGTGCGCACCAGGTGGTGGCGCGGGAAGCGGCGCTCGACCGCCACGTTGCGCAGCTGGTAGAGCGCGACGACGACCGCCATCACCGCCAACTGGATGTAGACGAATTCGAGGACGCGGAAGCCGACGACGCCGGTGGCCTCGACGATCCGGCCCGCCACCCAGGACGGGTTGCCCAGTGCCTGGTCGGCGGTCGCCACGTACGGGTCGAGCACGCTCGGACGGGTCTTCGAGGTGATCAGCAGCCAGGTGTAGCCCGTCTTGCGGCCGGTGACCAGCAGCAGGGCCAGGCCGACGCCCTGCAGCAGCAGCGTCCGTTCACGGCCGGTGCGTCGCGTGAGCGCGATGACGGCACAGGCCAGGGTGACCAGGAGGGCGCCGTTGCCGTACATCAT
This window encodes:
- a CDS encoding phosphatase PAP2 family protein, producing MLWGAVGAVALAFLVALEIAARHYGVRGPIADQAREVLFAPKSGTVLYAGMALMLVVLTWRQRCIAIGAAVGIDLAFWLVRRAVDAEMMYGNGALLVTLACAVIALTRRTGRERTLLLQGVGLALLLVTGRKTGYTWLLITSKTRPSVLDPYVATADQALGNPSWVAGRIVEATGVVGFRVLEFVYIQLAVMAVVVALYQLRNVAVERRFPRHHLVRTFLAIGLLGPGIYMVFPVVGPIFAYGADGGPWALAELWPNTPPPITVPQPIPFDEFTPRNCMPSLHTAWATAIFIHSRKAPRALRWAGTFWLIATLGATLGFGYHYGADIVAGVVFTLTIDAGLRTLDHGRDRRGVRLVAHGAAVFAGLLLSYRFLSTEMAAHPWVAGPLVVLAMVSVIYAYVRTTGRWDRPAAEVHMPQQRRESQPELV